The Camelina sativa cultivar DH55 chromosome 14, Cs, whole genome shotgun sequence genome includes a window with the following:
- the LOC104738818 gene encoding uncharacterized protein LOC104738818 isoform X2, with amino-acid sequence MAAGKKRVKYLIVDAFAESAFKGNPAAVCFLDDDNERDDSWLQSLATEFNISETCFLTPVTTVSGDAFPRFRLRWFTPVAEVDLCGHATLASAHVLFSTGLIDSETVEFATRSGILTATKQLKDDDDDEEESPTFSIELDFPVVPTFQVNYGDDDLSLFSKAMNGATIVDVKATEKDILVVLSSWESVVELQPRLDEISKCPCEGMMVTAAASPGFKERRNYEGSSGQRETEGSAERQSNHCYGRLRLSLNLAKNK; translated from the exons ATGGCGGCCGGGAAAAAGAGAGTCAAGTACTTGATCGTTGATGCATTCGCTGAATCCGCCTTCAAAGGGAACCCGGCTGCTGTATGCTTTCTTGACGACGATAACGAGAGAGACGACTCGTGGCTTCAGTCTCTTGCTACCGAGTTCAACATCTCCGAGACGTGTTTCCTCACTCCCGTCACCACCGTCTCCGGCGATGCTTTCCCTCGCTTCCGTCTCCGGTGGTTTACTCCAGTCGCTGAG GTGGATCTTTGTGGTCATGCAACGTTAGCATCTGCTCACGTTCTCTTCTCAACCGGTTTGATTGATTCGGAAACAGTTGAGTTCGCCACAAGATCAGGGATTCTAACAGCTACTAAACAGctcaaagatgatgatgatgatgaagaggaatCACCAACCTTCTCCATCGAATTGGATTTCCCTGTTGTCCCAACTTTCCAAGTCAACTACGGTGATGATGATCTCTCTTTGTTCTCCAAAGCCATGAATGGGGCTACCATTGTTGATGTTAAAGCCACAGAGAAAGACATCCTC GTTGTGCTTTCATCTTGGGAGTCAGTCGTTGAGTTGCAGCCAAGACTAGATGAGATATCGAAATGCCCTTGTGAAGGAATGATGGTGACTGCCGCTGCTTCTCCAG GCTTCAAGGAGAGGCGGAACTATGAAGGTTCATCTGGACAAAGAGAAACAGAGGGTTCTGCTGAGAGGCAAAGCAATCACTGTTATGGAAGGTTGCGTCTTAGTCTGAATTTggctaaaaataaataa
- the LOC104738818 gene encoding uncharacterized protein LOC104738818 isoform X1, whose protein sequence is MAAGKKRVKYLIVDAFAESAFKGNPAAVCFLDDDNERDDSWLQSLATEFNISETCFLTPVTTVSGDAFPRFRLRWFTPVAEVDLCGHATLASAHVLFSTGLIDSETVEFATRSGILTATKQLKDDDDDEEESPTFSIELDFPVVPTFQVNYGDDDLSLFSKAMNGATIVDVKATEKDILVVLSSWESVVELQPRLDEISKCPCEGMMVTAAASPGSTFDFCSRYFAPRLGVNEDPVTGSAHCALAHYWSLKMNKCDFLAYQASRRGGTMKVHLDKEKQRVLLRGKAITVMEGCVLV, encoded by the exons ATGGCGGCCGGGAAAAAGAGAGTCAAGTACTTGATCGTTGATGCATTCGCTGAATCCGCCTTCAAAGGGAACCCGGCTGCTGTATGCTTTCTTGACGACGATAACGAGAGAGACGACTCGTGGCTTCAGTCTCTTGCTACCGAGTTCAACATCTCCGAGACGTGTTTCCTCACTCCCGTCACCACCGTCTCCGGCGATGCTTTCCCTCGCTTCCGTCTCCGGTGGTTTACTCCAGTCGCTGAG GTGGATCTTTGTGGTCATGCAACGTTAGCATCTGCTCACGTTCTCTTCTCAACCGGTTTGATTGATTCGGAAACAGTTGAGTTCGCCACAAGATCAGGGATTCTAACAGCTACTAAACAGctcaaagatgatgatgatgatgaagaggaatCACCAACCTTCTCCATCGAATTGGATTTCCCTGTTGTCCCAACTTTCCAAGTCAACTACGGTGATGATGATCTCTCTTTGTTCTCCAAAGCCATGAATGGGGCTACCATTGTTGATGTTAAAGCCACAGAGAAAGACATCCTC GTTGTGCTTTCATCTTGGGAGTCAGTCGTTGAGTTGCAGCCAAGACTAGATGAGATATCGAAATGCCCTTGTGAAGGAATGATGGTGACTGCCGCTGCTTCTCCAGGTTCTACATTTGATTTCTGTAGCCGCTACTTTGCCCCCAGATTAGGGGTCAATGAG GACCCTGTTACTGGAAGTGCGCATTGTGCCTTGGCACATTACTGGAGCCTCAAGATGAACAAATGTGATTTCCTGGCCTAccag GCTTCAAGGAGAGGCGGAACTATGAAGGTTCATCTGGACAAAGAGAAACAGAGGGTTCTGCTGAGAGGCAAAGCAATCACTGTTATGGAAGGTTGCGTCTTAGTCTGA
- the LOC104738819 gene encoding R3H domain-containing protein 4-like isoform X2 gives MAATNVMRRDESLLRGDTSASRGLSLEKKIEALESLTGQVSNRRSRRWLNDRILMELVPRLDAQEIRGLFAPPPWGDDVPPSAFSLTNVGDWDKFRSIDMDKEANIMDSLNRSSVRQRGHMDADKTAVLNAWRRIDCRTRDALRRSFLPELIEGYENCISHFIEEGGEGDVLDLKVQDPFHRLLLHGVCEYHNLVSTTATEQIGRIAMKKTSIKWKNIGNSGEKPSISLAHFLRMSKEGAW, from the exons ATGGCGGCTACCAATGTCATGCGGCGAGATGAGAGCCTTCTTAGAG GAGATACTTCTGCTTCTCGTGGCCTCTCGCTTGAGAAGAAAATTGAGGCCCTTGAGAGCCTCACAGGACAA GTTAGTAACCGGCGATCTCGTAGGTGGTTAAATGATCGTATTCTGATGGAACTTGTTCCTCGTTTAGATGCCCAAGAAATCAGAGGCTTGTTTGCTCCACCACCATGGG GTGATGATGTGCCACCCTCTGCCTTTTCTTTGACTAATGTTGGAGATTGGGACAAATTTAGAAGCATAGACATGGACAAGGAG GCCAATATCATGGATTCCTTGAATCGGTCATCCGTGAGGCAGAGAGGTCATATGGATGCTGATAAAACCGCTGTCTTGAATGCTTGGCGAAGAATAGACTGTAGGACAAGAGATGCTCTTCGACGTAGCTTTTTACCAGAACTAATCGAGGGATATGAG AACTGTATAAGTCATTTCATAGAGGAAGGTGGTGAAGGAGATGTCCTTGATCTCAAGGTTCAAGACCCATTCCATAGATTGCTTTTGCACGGGGTTTGTGAG TACCACAATTTGGTATCAACAACTGCAACAGAACAAATAGGAAGGATAGCAATGAAGAAAACAAGCATCAAATGGAAAAATATCGGGAATTCAGGCGAGAAACCGAGCATTAGCCTTGCCCATTTCCTTAGGATGTCAAAGGAAGGAGCTTGGTAA
- the LOC104738819 gene encoding R3H domain-containing protein 4-like isoform X1: MAATNVMRRDESLLRGGGLRAGDTSASRGLSLEKKIEALESLTGQVSNRRSRRWLNDRILMELVPRLDAQEIRGLFAPPPWGDDVPPSAFSLTNVGDWDKFRSIDMDKEANIMDSLNRSSVRQRGHMDADKTAVLNAWRRIDCRTRDALRRSFLPELIEGYENCISHFIEEGGEGDVLDLKVQDPFHRLLLHGVCEYHNLVSTTATEQIGRIAMKKTSIKWKNIGNSGEKPSISLAHFLRMSKEGAW, translated from the exons ATGGCGGCTACCAATGTCATGCGGCGAGATGAGAGCCTTCTTAGAG GGGGGGGTTTACGTGCAGGAGATACTTCTGCTTCTCGTGGCCTCTCGCTTGAGAAGAAAATTGAGGCCCTTGAGAGCCTCACAGGACAA GTTAGTAACCGGCGATCTCGTAGGTGGTTAAATGATCGTATTCTGATGGAACTTGTTCCTCGTTTAGATGCCCAAGAAATCAGAGGCTTGTTTGCTCCACCACCATGGG GTGATGATGTGCCACCCTCTGCCTTTTCTTTGACTAATGTTGGAGATTGGGACAAATTTAGAAGCATAGACATGGACAAGGAG GCCAATATCATGGATTCCTTGAATCGGTCATCCGTGAGGCAGAGAGGTCATATGGATGCTGATAAAACCGCTGTCTTGAATGCTTGGCGAAGAATAGACTGTAGGACAAGAGATGCTCTTCGACGTAGCTTTTTACCAGAACTAATCGAGGGATATGAG AACTGTATAAGTCATTTCATAGAGGAAGGTGGTGAAGGAGATGTCCTTGATCTCAAGGTTCAAGACCCATTCCATAGATTGCTTTTGCACGGGGTTTGTGAG TACCACAATTTGGTATCAACAACTGCAACAGAACAAATAGGAAGGATAGCAATGAAGAAAACAAGCATCAAATGGAAAAATATCGGGAATTCAGGCGAGAAACCGAGCATTAGCCTTGCCCATTTCCTTAGGATGTCAAAGGAAGGAGCTTGGTAA
- the LOC104738820 gene encoding uncharacterized protein LOC104738820 yields MSFSPSTFRIAISLLLLVVIITAFTFLPVEQKLKDFLLWIKEDLGPFGPLALALAYIPLTIVAVPASVLTLGGGYLFGLPVGFVADSLGATLGATAAFLLGRTIGRSYVTSKIKHYPKFQAVSVAIQKSGFKIVLLLRVVPILPFNMLNYLLSVTPVRLGEYMLATWLGMMPITFALVYVGTTLKDLSDITHGWHEVSVFRWVIMMVGVALAVILIICVTRVAKSSLDKALADNGIDLDGKKNDDASVLPIAEPPSDLQQESLVIRIDPSNTLE; encoded by the exons ATGTCATTCTCTCCATCCACTTTTCGAATCGCaatctctctgctcctccttgTTGTTATCATCACCGCCTTCACTTTTCTCCCTGTCGAGCAG AAATTGAAGGACTTCTTGTTATGGATTAAGGAAGATCTTGGACCTTTTGGTCCACTTGCATT GGCATTGGCTTATATTCCTCTCACAATTGTGGCGGTTCCTGCTTCTGTACTCACG CTAGGTGGTGGTTATCTTTTTGGCCTGCCAGTAGGATTTGTAGCCGACTCTCTTGGAGCTACATTAGGTGCAACAGCGGCATTTCTGCTTGGTAGAACG ATTGGTAGATCTTATGTCACCTCAAAAATAAAGCATTATCCAAAGTTTCAAGCTGTTTCAGTCGCAATTCAAAAATCTGGCTTCAAG ATAGTCTTGCTGCTACGCGTTGTCCCCATACTGCCCTTCAATATGTTGAATTACCTCCTATCTGTAACCCCTGTTCGCTTAGGGGAATACATGCTGGCCACTTGGTTGGGAATGATG CCCATTACGTTTGCGCTAGTTTATGTTGGAACTACTCTTAAAGATCTTTCTGATATTACACATGGATGGCATGAGGTGTCAGTATTTCGTTGG GTAATTATGATGGTTGGCGTTGCTCTAGCTG TAATCCTAATAATATGCGTAACAAGAGTGGCGAAATCATCCTTGGACAAAGCATTGGCTGATAATGGCATTGATTTAGATGGGAAGAAGAATGACGACGCTTCTGTGCTCCCCATCGCAGAACCACCATCGGATCTACAACAGGAGTCCCTCGTTATCAGGATCGACCCATCCAATACACTTGAATAG
- the LOC104738821 gene encoding putative DUF21 domain-containing protein At1g03270 isoform X1 — protein sequence MVVLSTLALVRAAYSLNSFVFEAEDIRFGSPWWFVVVGVACFLVLFAGIMSGLTLGLMSLGLVELEILQQSGSSAEKKQSAAILPVVKKQHQLLVTLLLCNAAAMEALPICLDKIFHPFVAVLLSVTFVLAFGEIIPQAICSRYGLAVGANFLWLVRVLMIICFPIAYPIGKVLDAVIGHSDTLFRRAQLKALVSIHSQEVVALCDLTRQIQNGKGQRYYAAGKGGELTHEETMIISGALDLSQKTAEEAMTPIESTFSLDVNTKLDWETVGKILSRGHSRIPVYLGNPKNIIGLLLVKSLLTVRAETEAPVSSVSIRKIPRVPSDMPLYDILNEFQKGSSHMAAVVKVKDKDKKNNMQLLSNVETPKEYMKFYQTSNLTTPLLKHESHDVVVDVDNVPKHVKNRGRNFQQNGIVTRDLPCLLEDNEDAEVIGIITLEDVFEELLQAEIVDETDVYIDVHKRIRVAAAAAAAVSSITRASPGEVQSKVGQTVKKKLVGREARSTKNYTTKVTETLFAESDR from the exons ATGGTTGTTCTGAGCACTCTGGCGTTGGTAAGAGCCGCCTACTCGCTGAACAGTTTCGTCTTTGAAGCGGAAGACATCCGATTCGGTTCGCCGTGGTGGTTCGTAGTCGTCGGTGTGGCGTGTTTCCTCGTTCTCTTCGCTGGGATAATGTCGGGACTCACGCTTGGGCTAATGTCCCTTGGTCTCGTTGAGCTTGAGATTCTCCAGCAGAGTGGTTCCTCCGCCGAGAAAAAACAGTCCG CTGCTATTTTGCCTGTGGTTAAGAAGCAGCATCAACTTCTCGTGACTCTACTTCTATGCAATGCAGCTGCCATGGAG GCTCTTCCTATATGCCTGGATAAGATATTCCACCCTTTCGTGGCTGTTTTACTTTCAGTTACTTTTGTTCTTGCTTTTGGAGAG ATAATTCCGCAAGCTATATGCTCGAGATACGGACTTGCTGTTGGCGCTAATTTTTTGTGGCTGGTTCGCGTTTTGATGATTATCTGCTTTCCCATTGCTTACCCTATCGGAAAG GTTCTTGATGCTGTAATTGGGCATAGTGACACACTCTTTAGGCGAGCTCAGCTGAAAGCCCTTGTCTCAATTCACAGCCAGGAGGTAGTTGCTCTTTGTGATCTAACTAGACAAATCCAGAACGGGAAAGGACAGAGATATTACGCT GCTGGTAAAGGGGGTGAACTGACACACGAGGAAACAATGATTATAAGCGGAGCCTTGGATTTGAGCCAGAAG ACTGCTGAGGAGGCTATGACGCCAATTGAATCAACATTTTCGCTAGATGTAAATACAAAGTTAGACTG GGAAACAGTTGGAAAAATACTTTCGCGAGGTCATAGCCGAATCCCGGTCTACTTGGGGAATCCTAAAAATATCATTGGGCTTCTATTG GTTAAGAGTCTTCTAACTGTACGAGCTGAGACAGAAGCACCTGTAAGTTCGGTTTCCATCAGGAAGATCCCAAG GGTTCCATCAGACATGCCATTGTACGATATCCTCAATGAATTTCAAAAGGGAAGCAGTCACATGGCTGCAGTTGTCAAAGTTAAAGACAAAGATAAAAAGAATAACATGCAGTTGCTGAGTAATGTCGAAACACCCAAAGAATATATGAAGTTTTACCAGACTAGTAATCTAACGACTCCTTTGCTGAAGCATGAATCCCATGATGTCGTTGTTGATGTTGATAATGTACCAAAGCATGTGAAAAACAGGGGAAGAAATTTCCAACAGAACGGTATTGTGACAAGAGACTTGCCGTGTTTGTTGGAAGATAACGAGGATGCAGAAGTGATTGGCATCATCACGTTAGAGGATGTCTTTGAAGAACTTCTACAA GCAGAAATCGTAGATGAAACAGATGTTTACATTGACGTACATAAAAG GATACGTGTGGCGGCGGCTGCAGCAGCTGCTGTATCATCCATAACCCGTGCTTCACCAGGG GAGGTTCAAAGCAAGGTAGGACAAAccgtgaagaagaagcttgttgGGAGAGAAGCTCGCAGTACAAAAAATTACACAACAAAAGTCACGGAGACTCTTTTCGCGGAATCAGATAGATAG
- the LOC104738821 gene encoding putative DUF21 domain-containing protein At1g03270 isoform X2 — protein MVVLSTLALVRAAYSLNSFVFEAEDIRFGSPWWFVVVGVACFLVLFAGIMSGLTLGLMSLGLVELEILQQSGSSAEKKQSAAILPVVKKQHQLLVTLLLCNAAAMEALPICLDKIFHPFVAVLLSVTFVLAFGEIIPQAICSRYGLAVGANFLWLVRVLMIICFPIAYPIGKVLDAVIGHSDTLFRRAQLKALVSIHSQEAGKGGELTHEETMIISGALDLSQKTAEEAMTPIESTFSLDVNTKLDWETVGKILSRGHSRIPVYLGNPKNIIGLLLVKSLLTVRAETEAPVSSVSIRKIPRVPSDMPLYDILNEFQKGSSHMAAVVKVKDKDKKNNMQLLSNVETPKEYMKFYQTSNLTTPLLKHESHDVVVDVDNVPKHVKNRGRNFQQNGIVTRDLPCLLEDNEDAEVIGIITLEDVFEELLQAEIVDETDVYIDVHKRIRVAAAAAAAVSSITRASPGEVQSKVGQTVKKKLVGREARSTKNYTTKVTETLFAESDR, from the exons ATGGTTGTTCTGAGCACTCTGGCGTTGGTAAGAGCCGCCTACTCGCTGAACAGTTTCGTCTTTGAAGCGGAAGACATCCGATTCGGTTCGCCGTGGTGGTTCGTAGTCGTCGGTGTGGCGTGTTTCCTCGTTCTCTTCGCTGGGATAATGTCGGGACTCACGCTTGGGCTAATGTCCCTTGGTCTCGTTGAGCTTGAGATTCTCCAGCAGAGTGGTTCCTCCGCCGAGAAAAAACAGTCCG CTGCTATTTTGCCTGTGGTTAAGAAGCAGCATCAACTTCTCGTGACTCTACTTCTATGCAATGCAGCTGCCATGGAG GCTCTTCCTATATGCCTGGATAAGATATTCCACCCTTTCGTGGCTGTTTTACTTTCAGTTACTTTTGTTCTTGCTTTTGGAGAG ATAATTCCGCAAGCTATATGCTCGAGATACGGACTTGCTGTTGGCGCTAATTTTTTGTGGCTGGTTCGCGTTTTGATGATTATCTGCTTTCCCATTGCTTACCCTATCGGAAAG GTTCTTGATGCTGTAATTGGGCATAGTGACACACTCTTTAGGCGAGCTCAGCTGAAAGCCCTTGTCTCAATTCACAGCCAGGAG GCTGGTAAAGGGGGTGAACTGACACACGAGGAAACAATGATTATAAGCGGAGCCTTGGATTTGAGCCAGAAG ACTGCTGAGGAGGCTATGACGCCAATTGAATCAACATTTTCGCTAGATGTAAATACAAAGTTAGACTG GGAAACAGTTGGAAAAATACTTTCGCGAGGTCATAGCCGAATCCCGGTCTACTTGGGGAATCCTAAAAATATCATTGGGCTTCTATTG GTTAAGAGTCTTCTAACTGTACGAGCTGAGACAGAAGCACCTGTAAGTTCGGTTTCCATCAGGAAGATCCCAAG GGTTCCATCAGACATGCCATTGTACGATATCCTCAATGAATTTCAAAAGGGAAGCAGTCACATGGCTGCAGTTGTCAAAGTTAAAGACAAAGATAAAAAGAATAACATGCAGTTGCTGAGTAATGTCGAAACACCCAAAGAATATATGAAGTTTTACCAGACTAGTAATCTAACGACTCCTTTGCTGAAGCATGAATCCCATGATGTCGTTGTTGATGTTGATAATGTACCAAAGCATGTGAAAAACAGGGGAAGAAATTTCCAACAGAACGGTATTGTGACAAGAGACTTGCCGTGTTTGTTGGAAGATAACGAGGATGCAGAAGTGATTGGCATCATCACGTTAGAGGATGTCTTTGAAGAACTTCTACAA GCAGAAATCGTAGATGAAACAGATGTTTACATTGACGTACATAAAAG GATACGTGTGGCGGCGGCTGCAGCAGCTGCTGTATCATCCATAACCCGTGCTTCACCAGGG GAGGTTCAAAGCAAGGTAGGACAAAccgtgaagaagaagcttgttgGGAGAGAAGCTCGCAGTACAAAAAATTACACAACAAAAGTCACGGAGACTCTTTTCGCGGAATCAGATAGATAG